CGCGCCACAACGCGAGCAGCCGGTCGGCGGCGGCGCAGAACCGGCCCGGCGACCGCAGCGACAGGCCGCGCTCGTTGCCGGCCGTCGACATCGCGATCTTCCAACCCGCGCCCGGGTCGCCCACGACACCGGCGTCGGGCACGAACACGTCGTCGAAGAAGATCTCGGCGAAGCCCGGGTCGCCGTCGAGCTGGGCGATCGGCCGGACCGTGATGCCCGGCGTGGCCAGCGGGAACAGGAAGTAGGTCAGGCCGCGGTGCCGTTCGGCGGCCGGGTCGGTGCGGAACAGGCCGAACCCGTGGTCGGCGACCGCCGCCCGCGAGCTCCAGGTCTTCTGCCCGTTGAGAACCCAGCCGCCGCGGTCGTCGTCGCGGTCGGCGCGGCTGCGGATCGCGGCGAGGTCGCTGCCCGCCTCGGGTTCCGACCAGGCCTGGGCCCAGACGTCGGTGCCGTCGGCCATCGACGGCAGGTAGCGCTGCCGTTGCTCGGCCGAGCCGTGCTCGAAGATGACCGGTGCGAGCAATGAGATGCCGTTCTGGGCGATCCGGGTGGGTGCGCCGCAGGTGTAGTACTCCTCTTCGAAGAGCACCCACTCGGTGAGCGTGGCGTCGCGCCCGCCGAATTCCGCCGGCCAGGCCACGACCGACCACCGGCCGGCGGCCAGCGTGCGCTCCCACTCGCGATGCGCCACGGCGCCCGCCGGGGTGTCCATCGACGGAAGCCGGCCGGGGCTGTTGGCCCGCAGCCAGTCGCGGGCCTCGGCGCGGAACGCCTGCTCGCGCTCGGTGAACTCGGGGGTCATGCGTCACCCGCCTGGCGCTTGTTGGCGGCGGCCATGCCGCGGGCGTCGAGCCCGCCGAGCGAGTCGGTGCTGACCTCCGCGTTGTGCGCGTGCGCCGCGTGGTGCAGCCCGAACACCGAGTCCATCCCGGACCGCATGCCCATCAGGTCTTCGGCCTGGTTGACCGCCTTCTTGGTGAGCGCCAGCCCGAGCCGGGGCATCTCCGCGATCTTCGTGGCCATCCGCAGCACCTCGGGCTCGAGGTCGGCGCGGGGCACGACGTGGTTGACCATGCCGAGGTCCTTGGCCCGCTGTGCGCTGAACCGGTCGCCGGTGAAGAGGAACTCCTTGGCGGCGCGCGGGTTGAGCACCCACGGGTGCGCGAAGTATTCGACGCCCGGGATGCCCATCCGCACGACGGGGTCGGCGAAGTAGGCGTCGTCGGACGCGATGATGAAGTCGCAGCACCAGGCGAGCATCAGGCCGCCGGCGATGCAGGCGCCCTGCACCATCGCGATCATCGGCTTGGGGATGTCGCGCCAGCGCCGGCACATGCCGAGGTAGACCTCGGACTCGCGGGCGAACCGGCTGTCGACGCCGGCCTTGCCGACGTGGTCATACCAGATGACGGCCTTGCGCTCGAACGACTCGTCGGCGTCGCGCTCGGGTGTGCCGATGTCGTGGCCGGCGCAGAAGTGCTTGCCGTTGCCGCCCAACACGATGACTTTGATGTCGTCGTCGTTGACGGCCCGGCTGAACGCCGCGTCGAGGGCGTAGGTGACCTTCGAGTTCTGCGCGTTGCTGTAGCGCGGCCGGTTGAGCATCACCAGCGCGACCGGGCCGCGCGCCTCGTAGGTGACGACGGGTTCGGTTGTCATTCGTCCTCCGGGTCCGACGGGCTGACGCTACCAAACAAGTGCTTGGTTGGCGAGATCGTCGCCTGTGCCCGCGATAGCTGGGAAACGGCGTCGGAGACGATCCGGTCGACCAGCTCCGCGCAGCTCGGCAGGTCGTCGATCAGACCGACCACCTGGCCGGACGCGAGCATGCCGGCGTCGGTGTCGCCCTCGACCAGGCCGGCGCGCAGCAGCATCGGCGTGTTGGCGGCGAGCACGAGTTGGGCCCACGAGCGGTCGCCGGCCTTTCTCATCGCGAGCCCGTCGCGGAGCAGCGCGGGCCAGCTGAGTTGGGCCATCCGCTTGAACTGCGCGGTCCGCCGGGCCGTCCGGAACAGGCCGGTCAACCGGTTCTCGCGGTCGAGACCGTTGACGAACCGGGTACGCAGCAGCCGGTGCGGCATGCCGTCGGCCTTGCTGGTGACCACGGTGCCGTCGAGCCCGAAGCCCAGATACTCCCGCCGGATCCGCTCCGGCACGGCGCTGTCGCTGGTCAACAGGAACCGGGTGCCCATGCCGATGCCGGCCGCGCCGTAGGAGAGCGCGGCGGCCAGCCCGCGGCCGTCGTAGAAGCCGCCGGCCGCGACGACCGGGATGTCGACGGCGTCGAGCACCGAGGGCAGCAGGAGCGTGGTCGGCACCTGGCCGGTGTGGCCGCCGCCCTCGCCGCCCTGCACCATCACCAGGTCGGCACCCCAGGCGGCCACCTTCTGCGCGTGCCGTGCGGCGCCGACCGAGGGCATCACCACGACGCCGTGTTCCTTCAGGCGGGCGATCTGCTCCGGTCGCGGTGCCAGGGCGAAGGATGCGACCTTCACGCCGTACTCGATGAGCAGTTGAACGCGCTTGTCGGCGTCGCCGGCGTCGGCCCGCAGGTTGACGCCGAACGGCTGGGTGGTGCGCTCGCGCACCTCGACGATCGCGCGCTCGAGTTCCGCGAGGGTCATCGTCGCCGAGGCCAGGATGCCGAGCGCGCCGGCGTTGGCGGTGGCCGACACCAGGCGTGGGCCGGCGACCCAGCCCATTCCGGTCTGCACGATGGGATGGGTGACACCGGTGAGCTCGGTCAGCGCCGTGCGGAAGGCCGGTCTCACGCGGTCAGGTTCTCGCCCGTGCGCACGAACTCGTCGCGGTGCTCGTCGGCGACGCCGGCCAGGTTGAGCTCGAAGGTGAAGCCCTGCTCGAACCGGTAGCTGGTGTTGACGTCGACCGGGTCGATGCCGTTGAGCGCTTCCTTGGCGGCCCGGATCACCCGGGGGTCCTTGGCGGCGATCTCGCGCGCCAGCGCCAGGGCGGCCGCGTCGAGCTCCTCGCGCGGCACGACCTCCACCACCGAGCCGAAGTCGAACAGCCGCTGGGCGGTGATGGTCCGGCTCGTGTAGTACATCGTCCGCATCAGGTGCTGCGGCACCAGCCGGGACAGGTGCGTGGCGGCGCCGAGCGCGCCGCGGTCGACCTCGGGCACGCCGAAGTAGGCGTCATCGCTCGCGACGACCGAGTCGCAGTTGCCGACCAGGCCGACGCCACCGCCGAGGCAGAAGCCGTTGACGGCCGCGATGACCGGAGTGGCGCACTCGTAGATGGCCTTGAACGCCGCGTGGCAGCCGCGGTTGGCCTCCAACAGCGCGGTGAAGCCCACCGAGCGCTGCATCTCCTTGATGTCGACGCCGGCGTTGAAACCTCGGCCCTCCGCGCGCAGCACCACGACCCGGGCGCCGAGGTCGGTCGGTGCCGTGCGCACCGCGTCGGCGATGGCGAACCAACCGGCCACCGGCACGGCGTTGACCGGTGGGAAGTCGACGGTCACGACGGCGATGTGGCTGTCGACCAACTCTGTGGAGACGGGCATGAGCGGTCCTAACGATTGCTCGTGGTGTTCTGAGATGCTAACACTTACTATCTTCTAGAAGATAAGACGTCAATGAACGGCAGGTGGTGCGGTGAGCGGGATCAGGGCCACCGAGATCGAGGCCCTCCGGATGCGCGAGGTGCTGGGCCACTTCCCGTCCGGCGTGACCGTGGTGACCGGCGTCGACGGTGCCGGGCCGGCGGGGTTCGCCTGCCAGTCGTTCCACGCGCTGTCGCTGGACCCACCCTTGGTGTGCTTCTGCGTCGGGCGGTCGTCGACCACGTGGCCGCGGATTCGCGCCGCCGGCCGGTTCGCCGTCAACATCCTGGGCATCGGGCACGAGGAGCTTTCCCGGACGTTCGCGCGCAGTGGCGGCGACAAGTTCGATGGCGTCGACTGGTCGCCCAGCCCGCTCGGCTCGCCGCTGCTCGCCGAGGCGGTCGCGTGGGTCGACTGCCGGATCAGCGCGGTCTACGACGGTGGCGACCACGAGATCGTCGTCGGCGCGGTGACCGCGCTGGAGGCGATCGGCGGCGAACCGCTCGTCTTCTTCCGGGGCGAATACCGGGCGCTGGCATGAGGTTGGCCGGCCGGGTCGCCGTCGTCAGCGGCGCCAGCCGCGGCATCGGTGCCGCCATCGCGGAGCGGCTCGCCGCCGAGGGTGCGACGGTCGCGATCGTGGCGCGCAGCCTGTCGTCGAGCACCGACGGCCTGGCCGGGACGCTGGCCGACACCGCGGCCCGGATCGCCGCGCACGGGTGGCGGGCCGTGCCGGTCGCGGCCGACCTCACCGACCCGGCCGAGCGGGCCCGGGTCGTCGACACCGTGCTCGAGGCCTGCGGCCGGATCGACATCCTCGTCAACGCCGCGGGCCGGGCCGTGTTCGCACCGATGAGCGGGTTCACCGCCGAGGACGTGCTCGCTCAGGTACAGCAATACGTCGTCGCGCCCTACGAACTGACCCGCCTCGCGTTGCCCGCGTTGCGGGCCAACGGCGCCGGCTGGGTGGTCAACATCGGCTCGAACAGTGCCGCGATACCCGCCGGGCCGCCGTGGAGCGGCTACACCACCGATGGGGGAGCCGCGCTCTACGCCGGGCTGAAGGCCGCCGTCGTGCGGACCAGCGTGAGCCTCGCGGCCGAGTTGGCCCGTGACGGCATCTCGGTGAACGTGGTCGCGCCAGTCAGCGCCGTCCGCACGCCGGGGCTGGAAGCGCTGGGCATCCGGACGGACAACGTCGAACCCGTGGAGCACCTGGCGGAAGCGGTGGTCGACCTGGTCTCCGCCGATCCGAGGGCAGTGACCGGCAAGGTGGTGACCGCGCAGGGGCATCTGGCCGCGGTCGGCCGCAGCACCCGGTCGCTCGACGGGCGCAGCGTCATCGTCGAGCGCGGCGCGCCACCGGTGGCGGGTCCGCCGGTCTTCGTCGTCGACGAACTCATGCCCAGGCCGGGGCAAGCCCGCGAGGTGCTGGATCGCTACGCGGCCGAATACGTGCCGGGCGCCCGGGCCCGCGGGATGCGGCTGCGGCAGACCTTGGTGAGCCCGCCGACGCTGCTCGCCGACGGCAGCAACACGATCCAGGTGACCTGGGAGGTCGACGGCCTGGATGGCTGGTGGCGGGCCCGCGCCGGCGGCCGGGACGACGCCGTCATCGGGTTCTGGGACCGGCTCGCCCCGTGCCTGGAGTCGCGCAGCCGCCGGCATTACGCGGCCGCTGACGACCTGGCCGCGCTCGAAGACGTGCGCTGATGGCCGTCCGCCGCACAACACTGGTCGCGTTGGCGCCGGGTGCCGACGCCGCTGCGGTGGCCCGCGCGTTGGAACAACAGGGCGGCTGGGCCCGACCCACGCTGCCCGGGGTGGTCCGCGGCGGCGACGTGGTCTGGCGGGTCACCGGCGACGACCAGGACGCCGCCATCCCGGACCGGCTGCCGGTGGCCGGCTTCACCTCGGCGACCTACCGCGACGGCCCGACCGGCACCCGCGACCTCGCCGGCAACGCACCCGTGCACCGGAGCCTGCTGCTGCGGGTCGAGGCCGACCCGGCCACCACCGCGGCGTTCGAGGCCGAACTCTTCGCGATGGGCAAGCACATCCCGGTCATGCGCGAGTGGCGGTTGAGCCGGGTCGTCGCGTCGCAGGGGCCGACGGCCTGGACCCACGTGTGGGAACAGGTCTTCCCGGACCTGCGGGCCCTCGAACACGCCTACATGCGGCACCCCTACCACTGGGGGCACGTCGACCGGTGGTTCGACGGCGAGGCACCCCAGCGGATCGTCCGGCCCGGCTTCCGTCACACGTTCTGCCTGCTCGGCGATTCGAAGACCAGCGTCGGGAACCCGGCGTCCGCCTCCGCCGTCAAGTGGTCGACGTAGGCGCCCATCCCGCCGGCATAGGGCATGAATCGCTCCTTCTTGCCCTCGATGTTCGAGCCCGTGTACCACGACTTGGCACGGGTGAACAGCGTCGCCTGCGCGGTCTCGTCGACGAGGTCGGTCCACTTCTCCGCGTCGTTGACCGTGACGTCGACCGCGGTGGCCGCACGCTCGCGGGTCGCCGCGACGACCTGGTAGACCCAGTCGATCTGCTGCTCGGCGCAGAGCACCATATTGGACAGTGGGCCGCTGCTGCCGGGCCCGTTGAGCAGGAACAGGTTCGGGAAGCCCGGCACCACCAGGCCGAGGAAGGTGATCGGCCCGTCGGCCCAGGTGTCGGCGAGCGCGGCGCCGTCGAGGCCACGGATGTCCATCCGGGTCACGGCGCCGGTGAACGCGTCGAAGCCGGTGGCATAGATGAGCACGTCGAGCTCGGTCAGGCCGGTGGCGGTGCGGATGCCGGTTGGCTCGATCCGTTCGATCGGGTCGCGGCGGAGGTTGACCAGCCGCACGTGCTCCTGGTTGAAGACCGCGTAGTAGCCCGAGTCGGTGCAGATCCGCTTGGCGCCGATGGGGTGGTCGTCGGGGATCAGGTCGTCGGCCGTCCGCGGGTCACGGACGATCTGCCGGATCTTCCCGTGCACGAACTCGCTGGCGACCCGGTTGGTGTCGGCGTCGACCATCTGGTCGGGGAACGACCGCGCGAAGAAGACACCGCCGTAGGTCCAGCGCTGCTCCAGCACCTGGTTGCGCTCCTCGGGCGAGATCGCCAGCGGGTGGAGCGGGTGTGGGTCGCGGGCCGGCGAACCGTAGAGCCCGCGCCGGGTGCGCACCCGGCGCTCGGCGTAGTGGGCCTTGACCTCAGCGAACTCCTCCGGCGGGAGCGGCTCGCTGACCGCGGGGATGCTGTAGTTGGCGGTGCGCTGGAAGACGGTCAGCGCGGCGGCCCGCTTGGCCACCTCGGGCACGGTCTGGATGCCGGAGGAACCGGTGCCGATCACACCGACCCGCTTGCCGTCGAGGGACACGGGCTCGTGTGGCCACTCCGCGGTGAAGTAGACCTCGCCGGCGAACTCGTCGGCGCCGGGGATGGCGGGCCGGTTGGGCACCGACAGGCTTCCGGTGGCCAGGACGACGAACCGACCCCGCACCGACCGCCCGCCGGCGGTGGTCACGGTCCAGGCACCATCGGCGTAGCGGGCCGCGGTCACCCGCGAGTCGAAGCTGAAGAGCTCGTAGAGCCCGAACCGGCCGGCCGCGTGCCGCAGGTAGGAGAGGATCTCCGGCTGGGTCGCGAACCGCTCGCTCCAGGTCCACTCCTGCTGGAGCGCGTCGTCGAAGGAGAACGAGTAGTCGACGCTCTCGACGTCGCAGCGCGCGCCCGGGTAGCGGTTCCAGTACCAGGTGCCGCCGACGTCGTTGCCCGCCTCGAAGCCGTGCACCGTCAGGCCGTCCTGGCGGGCCTTGTAGGCGGCGTACATCCCGGCGAAGCCGGCGCCGATCACGACGACGTCGTAGTCATCCACGGTCATGCGGTGGGAACTCCTTCTGCCGAGCGGCGGGTGGTGATCTCGCGAGGCCCGCGGGTGATGAACGGGTCGTAGCCGCGGACCCGGATCCGCCAGCCGTCGGCTGTGCGTACCCACTGGTCGTGGTATTCGCCCCACATCACGTAGAGCTGGCCCGCGTAGTCGAGGGCGCCTTCGTGGACGGCGTAGTAGTGCGCCCGGCTCTCGGCGCGGTCGCCGTCGACCGAGAGGCGGATGTTGGTGACGTTGTGGTGGGTGCGGCCGCAGAACGAGCCCGGTCCCAGGTTGTTGCGCATGTTGGCCAGCAGGTCGGCCCGGTTCTCGATGAGCTTCTTGCCCGGCACCGCGCGATAGTCGCCGACGGTGTCCTCGGTGAAGACACCGACCAGCAGGTCGAACCGCTTGGTGTCGATGGCTTCGCAGTAGAGGTAGTAGGCCTGCTCGATCTCGTGCCGGTCAGTCAGGTAGCCCAGGTCCATCCGCGTCCCGCCTTCGCCCTTGTGACTCCCATCATTTCAATGATAAAGATAATGTCAACCAATCGGGAGGTACGCGTGGACGAGAACCGGCTGGCGACGCTCGAGAAACGGGTGGCCGCGCTGGAGGACGAGATCGCGATCGCCCGCCTGATGGCCTCCTACGGGCCTTCGGTCGACAGCCTCTCGGCCGACCTCGCCGCCGCGCTGTGGGCCGACGACGGCGACTACGACGCGGGCACCTGGGCGGGGATGGCTCCGGGCACGACCGGTGTCTTCCACGGCAGCGACGCGGTGCGGGAGATGGTGGCCACCGAACCGCACCAGGGCTTCGTGCGCAGCGGCTGCGCGCACGTGGTCAGCGCCCCGCGAATCACCGTCGACGGCGACACGGCGGTCGCGGTCTGCTACGCGCAACTGTTGCGCCGCGACGAGGCGACCGACAGCTACCGGGTCTGGCGCATCACCGCCAACCGCTGGGAGTGGACCCGGACCCCGGCGGGCTGGAAGGTCGCCAACCGCACCAACCGCCCACTCGACGGGAGCGAGGCCGCCCGCGACCTGTTCCGCGCCGCGCTGCGATGAAGCTGGCCGGACGGGTCGCGGTCGTCACCGGTGCCGGGCGCGGCATCGGCCGGGCCCTTGCCGAGGCGCTGGCCGGCGAGGGCGCGTCGGTCGTCGTGTCGTCGCGCACCGCGACCGACCTCGCGGAGGTAACCGCGGCGATCGGCGGCGACGCGCGGGCCGTGGTCGCCGACGCGCTCGACCGCGACCAGGCGCGGGCACCGGTGCGCGCCGCCCTCGCGGCGTTCGGCCGGCTCGACATCCTGGTCAACAACGTCGGTGGCCGCCCGGGTGACGGCGTCGACGCCGACCCGTGGCACGAGCACGACGACCTCTTCGACCGGCTGCTGACGCTCAACCTGTCGTCGGCCTGGTGGACCACCAACGCGGCGTTGCCGGCGATGCGGGAGCGGGGCTACGGTCGCGTGATCAACATTGGGTCCGGGGTCGCCGACCGCGCCGGGGCGTCGATGGCCTACACCGCAGCCAAGCACGGCCTGGTCGGGCTGACCCGGTCGCTGGCGCTGGCGACCGGCACCCACGGCATCACCGTCAACTGCCTGTGCCCAGGCTGGACCCAGACCTCGGCCATCGACTGGGACGTCATCGGCGCCCGGTCCGGCATCTCCGGTGCGGAGGCGCGCGACCGCGTCACCGCGGACATCGCCCAGCGCCGGGTGCTCGACGCCGAAGAACTCGGCGCCGTCGCCGTGTTGCTCGCCTCCGACGCCGGTGCCGCCATCACCGGCCAGGTCTGGCACGTCGACGGCGGCTGGCGTCTCTAACCACAAAGGACGGACGAGGATGCTCACCCCCGAAGCCCGCGCCATCGTCGACGCGATCCGGTCGGCGGCACCACCACCCGAGCAGATCGGTCCGGCGGCGGCCCGCAAGGCGTCCGACGACCGGCGAGCCGCCCAGGTGCGCGAACTCGAGCCGATCGCGAAGGTCGAAGACCTGCTCGTGGGCGACGTGCCGGTGCGGATCTACCGCCCGGCGACCGGCACCGTCCTGTCCGGCACCGTTTTCGCCCACGGCGGCGGCTGGGTGCTCTGCGACCTCGACTCGCACGACCCGCTCTGCCGCTCGATCGCCAACCGGGCGCGGACCGTGGTGGTGTCGGTCGACTACCGGCGCGCGCCCGAGGCGAGGTTCCCGGCTGCGATCGACGACGTCTACGCCGTGCTGTGCTGGGTCGCCGAGCACGCCGCCGACCTCGGCATCGACCCGGCCCGGCTCGCGGTGGCCGGCGACAGCGCCGGCGGCAACCTGGCCGCGGCCGCCGCCATTCGCGCCCGGGACACCGGCGGCCCGGCGCTGGCCGCCCAGTTGCTGCTCTACCCGGTGCTGGACGGTCGGATGGACACCGACAGCTACCGACGCTTCGGACACGGCTTCGGGCTGGAGGCCACCTCGATGGCCTGGTACTGGGACCAGTACGTGCCCGATCAAGCGGACCGCTCCGACCCGCTCGCCGCACCGGCCCGCGCCGACCGCCTCGACGGGCTGCCGCCGGCGATCATCGCGGCCGCCGAGTGCGACCCGCTGTGCGACGAGGCCACCGCCTACGCGGAACGACTGGGCAACGCGTGGGTGCGCACCTACCCCAGCGGGTTCCACGGTTTCCTCAGCCTGCCGCCCGGGCTGCTCCCGGTCGCCGACGAGGCGCTCGCCGAGGTGACCTCGCGGCTCGGTCAGGCGCTGGCGCCGCCGTCGACGGACAGCACCGCGCCGTTGACGTAGGAAGCCGCCGGCGACGCCAGGAACGCGATCGTCGCCGCGATCTCCTCGGCCGTGCCGACCCGGCCGTCGACGCCGCCGGGGCGCCGCTCCAGCGCCTCGTGCTTCGTGAACTCGACCGTGCGCATCCCGCGGGCCAGATCGGTCGCCACGGAGCCGGGAGCGACGACGTTGACCCGGACCCCGTGCACCCCGTATTCCAGCGCCAGCGTGCGCATCAGGTTGATAAAGACCGCCCTTCGCGGCCGAGTACGCCGCCGCGTAGGGCCAGCCCCGCGTCCCGGCCAGCGAGGCGACCGCGACGATGCACCCGCCGGTCGCCTCGAGGTGCGGGAACGCGTCGCGCGCGAGCAGGAACGGCGCGCGCAGGTTGATCGCCTGCACCTGGTCCCACAGGTCCACGTCGATCGTCGTCGCCGGGCCGCTCTGGCCGATGCCCGCGACCAGGGCGACCACGTCGATCCGGCCCAGCGTCCGCGCGCACTCGGCCACCAGCCGGCCCGGGACCGCCGGGTCGGCGAGGTCCCCGACCGCGTAGGCATCGGCGCCCAGGCTGCGCAGGCCCCCCTCGTCGCGGTCGGTCGCGAAGACGCGATGACCCGAGGCGGCCAGCGCGACGGCCGTTGCCCGGCCGATCCCCGCGGCCGCCCCGGTCACCAGTGCGACAGGGCGGTTCAGCTCTTGCCCCAGAGCTTCTTGAACTGGGCCTGGTAGTCGGCGACGTACGCCGTGGCGTAGCCCTTGCCGGCCGGGATGTTCTCGCCCGTGTAGAGGTAGTAGTTGAGCGGTGCCTTGAGATCGGGCTCGACGCTCTCGCCCAGGAACGACCGGGCCAGCGTGTCGACCGTCAGCCACACCGTGGTCGCCCAGTCGGTGCTGTTGGAGACGGTGACCTGGCCCTTGCGCATGTAGTCGCGGATCGCCTCGTCGGCGTTGAGCACCCCGATCGAGCCCTTGTAGCCCAGCGGCGCGAGCGCATCGGGAAGACCGAGTGCCAGCGATGCCACGGCCATCATGATCGTGTTGGTGTCGGGGTGCGCCTGGACGTAGCCGGCGAGCTGCGACGCGGTCTTGGGCGTACCCATGTCGGTCGCGGCGAACTGGATCTTGTCGAGCTTGCAGTTGGGGCACAGTCGTTTGTATTCGTTGGAGAATCCGGTGAACCAGGCGTGCACCGACTCGAGGTCGGGCACGTCGACCGCGACCGTCTTGGCGTCGCTGCCGTGCTGCGCGAGCGTCCAGGCGGCCTGGATCTCACCGGCCCGGGTCACCTGCTCGACGCCCTGGAACAGCGCGGTGAGCCGGGGGTCGTTCTTGGCCAGCGACACCTCCACCACGGGGATCTTCATCGCCTTGAGCTGGTCGAGTTCCTGGCTGAAGTATTCGGGGCCGAACCCGACGCCGATCACCCCGTCGGGCTTGAGCCGCACCGCCTGCTCCCACCCGGCCTTGAGCTTCTCCGGGGTGAGCCCGACGTTGACGGAGACCAACTGCCAGCCGACCGCATCGAGGGCCTCCTTGAGGATCGCCTCGATCTCGACCGCGGAGGACAGGCCGGTGTTCATGTAGGCGATCCGCTTGCCGGTGGGGATCGTCCCCTTGATCGGCTCGGTGACGCCGATGCTGGTCGGCTGCTTGGTGTAGGTGCTCACGAGCTGTTGGGCCTGGGCCTTGATCTCGTCGCTGGTGCCCTGGCTGGCGTTGGCGGTCTCGTCCGAGGAGCCGCAAGCGGCCAGGCCGATGGCGACGCAGACGGCGAGCGCCGCTGCCGCGCCACGACGCCGGATACGGGTGCTCATTGTGGGTCCAATCTCTCGCTGGGAACGGGAGGCGACGGGCGACGGCGCCCGAAGAGCCGGGAAAGGGCACGGACCCGGGCCGGTGCACTGGGTGAGAAGCTCGCGACGGCCATCGCGAACAGCAGCGCGACGCCGTTGAACACGTCGGACGACCAGATCGGGCCGCCGAGCAGCAGGATGCCGAACTGGCCGGTGCCCAGCAGCAGCGTGGCGACGATGGTTCCCCACACGTTGAACCGGCCGGAGCGAAACATGGTGGCGCCCAGGAACGCACCCGCGAAGGCGGGCAGCAGGTAGGGCGGGCCGGCGCCGGGGGAGTAGGCACCGATCCGGGCGGTCAGCATCACGCCGGCGACGGCCGCGAGGCCGCCGGTGCACACCAGGGTGAGGGTCTGGATCGCCTGGACGCGGACACCGGCGAGCCGGGCGGTGTCCCGGTCGAAGCCGATCGCGTACATGAAGCGCCCGGTCTTGGTCCATTCCAGCACGAAGCCGAAGACCAGCATCAGGACCAGCATCACCAGGAACGGTTCCTGGAAACCGAAGACGGACTTACGCGCGACGTTCTCGCTGAACGAACCGCCGACGTTGTCGACGATGTAGAGGTTGCCGGAGATGGCCGTGGTCAGCGCCGCGATGATCGAGCCGGTCGCGAGGGTGGCGATGATCGGATCGAGGTTGAAGCCGACGATCGCGATCGCGTTCACCAGGCCCACCACGACGCCCGCACCGATGCCGGCCAGCACCGCGATCCACCACGGCAGGCTGGTGTGTGCCATCACCCAGGCCGACAGGCAGGCGGCGAGGCCCATCGTGTAGCCGACCGAGATGTCGAACAGGCCGCACAGCATCGCGATGGTCACGGCAAGGGCGATGATCCCGCTGATGGCGTACGTGTTGGCGATGGTGCGCACGCTCGCGCCGGTGGGGAACGTGTGGGGCTGGGCGATCGCGAACACGACGATGATGAGGAGCCAGACGTAGACGCCGCCGAACTCCTTGGGTGACAGCAGTTGCTTGAGCCGGCCGCGCCGCTGCTCCTTGGTGAGGCGACCGTCGAACTCGACGGCCGGCACCTTTGTGGACACGTCAGACACCTGATACCTCCGTCGACGCCATCAGGGCACCCAGCAACGCCGCTTCGGTCACGTCGTCGCCGCGCAACTCGGTGGCGATCCGCCCGTCGCGGATGACCAGGACCCGGTCGCAGACGCGGAGGAAGTCCTGGCTGTCCGACGAGGCCAGCAGGACGCCCATGCCCCGCTCGGCCTGGGCCCGGATCACCTGGTAGATCGCCTCCCGCGCGCCGACGTCGACGCCGGAGGTCGGCTCGTCCAGCAGCAGCGCCCGGGGCCCGGTCGCCAGCCACTTGGCCAGCACCACCTTCTGCTGGTTGCCGCCGCTGAGCTGAGCGAAGAGCGCCGCGCTGGGGTCGTGGTCGCGGCTGGTCCGGATGCTCAGCCGGCGGATCCACTGGTTGGCGGCGGCCGTCTCGGCCCGGCCGCTGATCCGCAGGAACCGCCGGAACGAGCCGAGGAACGGCAGCGTCAGGTTCTCGCGGAGGGTGAACTCGCGGACCGCGCTGCCCTTCTGCCGGTTGCCGGGCGCGAGCACCAGGCCGCGCTGCTGTGCCGAGGCCGGCGTCAACCGCCCGGTCAGCGCCGCGCCGCCGACCGCGATCTCGTCGTAGGTCGCTGGAACGGTGCCGACCAGGGCGTAGCAGAGCTCCTCGCGGCCCGAGCCGTCGAGGCCGGCGACGCCGACGACCTCGCCCGGCTCGACCGAGAGGTGCACGTCGCGCAGCAGGTCGGTGTGCAGGCCCTGGACGGCCAGGCTGGTGGCTATCGGCGCGGCGCCGC
This genomic interval from Asanoa ferruginea contains the following:
- a CDS encoding acyl-CoA dehydrogenase family protein, coding for MTPEFTEREQAFRAEARDWLRANSPGRLPSMDTPAGAVAHREWERTLAAGRWSVVAWPAEFGGRDATLTEWVLFEEEYYTCGAPTRIAQNGISLLAPVIFEHGSAEQRQRYLPSMADGTDVWAQAWSEPEAGSDLAAIRSRADRDDDRGGWVLNGQKTWSSRAAVADHGFGLFRTDPAAERHRGLTYFLFPLATPGITVRPIAQLDGDPGFAEIFFDDVFVPDAGVVGDPGAGWKIAMSTAGNERGLSLRSPGRFCAAADRLLALWRERGASSPHLRDRVVDAWIQAQAYRLYTWETVAKVEQGWSVGAHGSVNKLFWSQLDVDLHETALELLGVDQELRGGWVDDYLFALAGPIYAGTNQIQRNIVAERILGLPR
- a CDS encoding enoyl-CoA hydratase translates to MTTEPVVTYEARGPVALVMLNRPRYSNAQNSKVTYALDAAFSRAVNDDDIKVIVLGGNGKHFCAGHDIGTPERDADESFERKAVIWYDHVGKAGVDSRFARESEVYLGMCRRWRDIPKPMIAMVQGACIAGGLMLAWCCDFIIASDDAYFADPVVRMGIPGVEYFAHPWVLNPRAAKEFLFTGDRFSAQRAKDLGMVNHVVPRADLEPEVLRMATKIAEMPRLGLALTKKAVNQAEDLMGMRSGMDSVFGLHHAAHAHNAEVSTDSLGGLDARGMAAANKRQAGDA
- a CDS encoding NAD(P)H-dependent flavin oxidoreductase produces the protein MRPAFRTALTELTGVTHPIVQTGMGWVAGPRLVSATANAGALGILASATMTLAELERAIVEVRERTTQPFGVNLRADAGDADKRVQLLIEYGVKVASFALAPRPEQIARLKEHGVVVMPSVGAARHAQKVAAWGADLVMVQGGEGGGHTGQVPTTLLLPSVLDAVDIPVVAAGGFYDGRGLAAALSYGAAGIGMGTRFLLTSDSAVPERIRREYLGFGLDGTVVTSKADGMPHRLLRTRFVNGLDRENRLTGLFRTARRTAQFKRMAQLSWPALLRDGLAMRKAGDRSWAQLVLAANTPMLLRAGLVEGDTDAGMLASGQVVGLIDDLPSCAELVDRIVSDAVSQLSRAQATISPTKHLFGSVSPSDPEDE
- a CDS encoding enoyl-CoA hydratase family protein is translated as MPVSTELVDSHIAVVTVDFPPVNAVPVAGWFAIADAVRTAPTDLGARVVVLRAEGRGFNAGVDIKEMQRSVGFTALLEANRGCHAAFKAIYECATPVIAAVNGFCLGGGVGLVGNCDSVVASDDAYFGVPEVDRGALGAATHLSRLVPQHLMRTMYYTSRTITAQRLFDFGSVVEVVPREELDAAALALAREIAAKDPRVIRAAKEALNGIDPVDVNTSYRFEQGFTFELNLAGVADEHRDEFVRTGENLTA
- a CDS encoding flavin reductase family protein: MSGIRATEIEALRMREVLGHFPSGVTVVTGVDGAGPAGFACQSFHALSLDPPLVCFCVGRSSTTWPRIRAAGRFAVNILGIGHEELSRTFARSGGDKFDGVDWSPSPLGSPLLAEAVAWVDCRISAVYDGGDHEIVVGAVTALEAIGGEPLVFFRGEYRALA
- a CDS encoding SDR family NAD(P)-dependent oxidoreductase, which produces MRLAGRVAVVSGASRGIGAAIAERLAAEGATVAIVARSLSSSTDGLAGTLADTAARIAAHGWRAVPVAADLTDPAERARVVDTVLEACGRIDILVNAAGRAVFAPMSGFTAEDVLAQVQQYVVAPYELTRLALPALRANGAGWVVNIGSNSAAIPAGPPWSGYTTDGGAALYAGLKAAVVRTSVSLAAELARDGISVNVVAPVSAVRTPGLEALGIRTDNVEPVEHLAEAVVDLVSADPRAVTGKVVTAQGHLAAVGRSTRSLDGRSVIVERGAPPVAGPPVFVVDELMPRPGQAREVLDRYAAEYVPGARARGMRLRQTLVSPPTLLADGSNTIQVTWEVDGLDGWWRARAGGRDDAVIGFWDRLAPCLESRSRRHYAAADDLAALEDVR